The Flavobacterium piscisymbiosum genome includes a region encoding these proteins:
- a CDS encoding PorP/SprF family type IX secretion system membrane protein — MRAKLYFFVIMFVGVAGYAQQDAQYTQYMYNTIAINPAYAGSRGALSIFGLYRTQWVGLDGAPETSSFSVNTPISNSNLGVGVSLVNDKIGPTNENNLSVDLSYTIQTSPDFKLSFGIKGTANLFNLDINKLNPESQGDPQFQDLDNKFSPNVGAGVYWHSDKAYIGLSVPNFIETNRYDDNDIAIFKDKINYYLMAGYVFDLDKLEYIKFKPAVLGKMVEGAPLQVDVSANFMFMEKFVVGVAYRWSASLSAMVGFQITDGLYLGYGYDRETTNLNNYNSGSHEIFLRYEFFKNNGKMTTPRFF, encoded by the coding sequence ATGAGAGCAAAATTATATTTCTTCGTCATAATGTTTGTGGGAGTTGCCGGTTATGCACAGCAAGATGCCCAATATACGCAATACATGTATAATACGATCGCAATAAATCCGGCCTATGCAGGATCACGAGGCGCTTTAAGTATTTTCGGACTGTACCGCACCCAATGGGTCGGACTCGACGGAGCTCCTGAAACCAGCAGTTTTTCTGTTAACACTCCCATCAGCAACAGCAATTTAGGAGTTGGAGTTTCACTGGTTAATGATAAAATAGGACCAACTAATGAGAATAATCTTTCAGTTGATCTTTCCTATACGATACAAACTTCACCCGATTTCAAATTGTCTTTCGGGATCAAGGGAACGGCCAATTTGTTCAATCTGGATATAAACAAATTAAATCCGGAGAGTCAGGGAGATCCGCAGTTTCAGGATCTTGATAATAAGTTTTCGCCCAACGTGGGAGCCGGTGTTTACTGGCATTCTGATAAGGCTTATATCGGACTATCTGTTCCTAATTTTATCGAAACCAACCGTTACGATGATAATGACATAGCCATTTTTAAGGATAAAATTAATTATTATTTAATGGCAGGTTATGTATTTGATCTTGATAAGCTTGAATACATCAAATTCAAACCTGCTGTTCTGGGTAAAATGGTCGAAGGGGCACCGCTTCAGGTAGATGTATCGGCCAACTTTATGTTCATGGAAAAATTTGTGGTGGGTGTCGCCTATAGATGGAGCGCCTCACTAAGTGCCATGGTAGGTTTCCAGATCACTGACGGACTTTATTTAGGATACGGTTATGATCGTGAGACCACCAACCTGAACAATTATAATTCAGGATCACATGAAATATTCCTGCGTTATGAGTTCTTTAAAAACAACGGTAAAATGACAACCCCACGTTTCTTCTAA
- a CDS encoding OmpA family protein produces the protein MKNYILLCLIIICFSSESYAQDSKVAAGDKKYDNYAYIDAIKTYERVAEKGYKSEDMFRKLGNSYYFNSDFDGAAKWYGELFAMNTAVEPEYYYRYAQSLKSTGQIDKANKILGEFNAKFKNDNRGKLYKEDVNYLDEIKANSGRYTIEDAGINSKYSDYGSFVYDNKIYFASARDTGNFSQRKHKWTNEYFTNLYFADVDPATGSSAKVNKFKTSINTKFHESSPVFTKDGKTVYFTRNNYANGKKGKDDNKITLIKIYKATLDNNGKWGNITELPFNSDNYSVGHPALSPDEKTLYFASDMPGTIGQSDIYKVSINGESYGPPQNLGNTINTEGKETFPFVTNENEIYFASDGHPGLGGLDVFVGNIEDNGTISNIQNVGADINSPKDDFAYIIDPVSRRGYFSSNKDGGQGSDDIYKFLETRKLQCVQTLEGIITDLNTNAVLPGTKVTLYEGTTIKNSTVSDANGYYTFAVECGKTYNVRAEKEEYTTREVSVTIGKLTGKTSLPIALEKSTCKVTIGDDLGKCFGIKMIYFDLDKSNIRTEAALDLEKILDVLNNNPTMKLDIRSHTDSRATHQYNEALSNRRAKSTIDWLVKNGVAKNRLTGKGYGETQMVNGCSDGVNCSEEEHQMNRRSEFIIMGL, from the coding sequence ATGAAAAATTATATACTTCTCTGCTTAATAATAATCTGTTTTTCTTCCGAGAGTTATGCCCAGGATTCCAAGGTTGCTGCCGGAGATAAAAAATACGACAATTATGCCTATATCGATGCCATTAAAACCTATGAACGCGTAGCCGAAAAAGGATACAAATCTGAGGATATGTTCAGGAAACTGGGTAATTCCTATTACTTCAATTCTGATTTTGATGGCGCTGCTAAATGGTATGGCGAATTATTTGCCATGAATACTGCTGTTGAACCTGAATATTATTACAGGTATGCACAATCCTTAAAATCAACTGGACAAATAGATAAGGCCAATAAAATCCTTGGTGAGTTCAATGCTAAATTTAAAAATGACAACAGGGGAAAATTGTACAAGGAAGATGTCAATTATCTCGATGAGATCAAAGCCAATTCAGGACGTTATACAATTGAAGATGCAGGAATTAACTCCAAGTATTCAGATTACGGATCTTTTGTATACGACAACAAAATTTATTTCGCATCGGCACGTGATACCGGAAACTTCTCGCAACGCAAACACAAATGGACAAATGAATATTTTACCAATTTGTATTTTGCCGATGTAGATCCGGCAACGGGAAGCAGTGCCAAAGTCAATAAATTCAAAACTTCCATCAATACCAAATTTCATGAATCTTCTCCGGTTTTCACCAAAGACGGAAAAACGGTTTATTTTACCCGAAACAATTATGCAAACGGCAAAAAAGGAAAAGATGACAACAAAATTACATTAATCAAAATATACAAAGCCACACTGGACAATAACGGAAAATGGGGAAACATCACAGAACTTCCTTTTAACAGCGACAACTATAGTGTGGGACATCCTGCGCTGAGTCCGGATGAGAAAACTTTGTATTTTGCTTCAGATATGCCGGGGACCATTGGACAATCTGATATTTATAAAGTAAGTATTAACGGAGAAAGTTATGGCCCGCCACAAAACCTTGGTAATACGATTAACACCGAAGGCAAGGAAACCTTTCCGTTTGTGACAAACGAAAACGAAATCTACTTTGCCTCAGACGGACATCCCGGACTAGGCGGACTCGATGTATTTGTGGGCAATATAGAAGATAACGGAACCATCAGCAATATTCAGAATGTGGGTGCGGATATCAATTCCCCTAAAGATGATTTTGCCTATATCATTGATCCGGTTTCCAGACGTGGCTATTTCAGTTCCAATAAAGATGGCGGACAGGGATCTGATGATATTTATAAATTTCTGGAAACCCGAAAATTACAATGCGTTCAGACACTCGAAGGTATCATTACCGATCTGAATACAAATGCCGTTTTACCGGGAACAAAAGTGACTTTATATGAAGGAACAACTATTAAAAATAGTACTGTATCAGACGCAAACGGCTATTATACTTTTGCCGTTGAATGTGGAAAAACCTATAATGTAAGAGCTGAAAAAGAAGAATACACCACAAGGGAAGTCAGTGTAACCATTGGAAAACTAACAGGAAAAACAAGCCTTCCGATCGCACTGGAAAAATCAACCTGTAAAGTCACCATTGGCGATGACCTTGGAAAATGTTTTGGCATAAAAATGATTTATTTCGATCTGGATAAATCCAATATCAGAACCGAAGCGGCTTTGGATCTGGAGAAAATCCTGGATGTACTGAACAACAACCCAACGATGAAACTCGATATCCGTTCTCATACTGATAGCAGGGCTACACATCAGTACAACGAAGCCTTATCCAACCGCAGGGCCAAATCGACCATTGACTGGCTGGTTAAAAACGGTGTTGCCAAAAACCGATTAACCGGAAAAGGATATGGTGAAACACAAATGGTAAATGGATGTTCTGATGGGGTTAACTGTTCTGAAGAAGAACATCAAATGAACAGAAGAAGCGAATTTATTATTATGGGATTATAA
- a CDS encoding CAP domain-containing protein encodes MKKMMCAMMFVVISIAMNSCSADSAEGTDNSTTTETLITNYAYNDSEIETMKLINDYRVSIGLNALEKINHISFKCEEHNNYMIANNVVDHNDFTSRSNNIISVLGAKKVGENVAYNYKTSEAAVRAWLDSPGHKENIVGDFTHFGLSVTTDAKTGKKYYTNIFAKI; translated from the coding sequence ATGAAAAAGATGATGTGTGCCATGATGTTCGTTGTAATTTCTATTGCAATGAACTCATGCTCTGCAGATAGTGCCGAGGGAACAGACAATAGTACTACAACCGAAACTCTGATTACGAACTACGCGTATAACGATTCAGAGATCGAAACCATGAAACTTATCAACGATTACAGGGTAAGTATTGGTTTAAATGCATTAGAAAAAATAAATCATATTTCGTTTAAATGTGAAGAGCATAATAATTATATGATTGCCAACAATGTTGTGGATCATAATGATTTTACTTCGCGTTCGAACAATATTATTAGCGTTTTAGGAGCTAAAAAAGTAGGTGAGAATGTTGCTTACAATTACAAAACTTCTGAAGCAGCAGTAAGAGCGTGGCTTGACAGCCCCGGACATAAAGAAAATATCGTAGGCGATTTTACTCATTTTGGTTTATCAGTAACAACTGATGCGAAAACAGGAAAAAAATACTATACGAATATCTTCGCTAAAATTTAA
- the pdxH gene encoding pyridoxamine 5'-phosphate oxidase, producing MNDLSNYRKSYEKSELLETNIPEDPINLFNRWFHEVEDFGGSGEVNAMTVSTIGLDGFPKSRVVLLKKFTEEGFIFYTNYKSEKGKAIEANPHVCLSFFWQEMERQVIIKGIAQKTSENISDGYFDSRPEGSKLGAIVSHQSEVIPSRTFLEENLKKLEAEFEGKSIPRPENWGGYLVTPLEVEFWQGRPNRLHDRIRYQSQSDYSWKIERLSS from the coding sequence ATGAATGATTTAAGCAATTATAGAAAATCTTACGAAAAGAGTGAATTATTAGAAACCAATATTCCCGAAGATCCCATTAATCTTTTTAACAGATGGTTTCATGAAGTCGAAGATTTCGGCGGAAGCGGAGAAGTGAATGCTATGACAGTTTCTACGATTGGATTAGATGGTTTTCCGAAATCGAGAGTGGTTTTATTAAAGAAATTCACGGAGGAAGGTTTCATTTTTTATACCAATTATAAATCTGAAAAAGGAAAAGCAATTGAGGCAAATCCTCATGTTTGTTTGTCTTTCTTTTGGCAGGAAATGGAACGTCAGGTTATTATAAAAGGAATTGCACAAAAAACTTCTGAGAATATATCTGATGGTTATTTTGATTCCCGTCCTGAAGGAAGTAAGTTGGGCGCGATTGTTTCACATCAGAGTGAAGTGATTCCGTCGAGAACTTTTTTAGAAGAAAATTTAAAGAAACTGGAAGCAGAATTTGAAGGAAAATCAATTCCAAGACCTGAAAATTGGGGCGGATATTTAGTAACTCCTTTAGAGGTTGAATTTTGGCAGGGAAGACCTAATAGACTACATGACAGAATACGTTACCAAAGCCAATCTGATTATTCCTGGAAGATTGAGCGATTATCTTCTTAG